One genomic region from Ptychodera flava strain L36383 chromosome 14, AS_Pfla_20210202, whole genome shotgun sequence encodes:
- the LOC139149183 gene encoding denticleless protein homolog — MIWDTRCNKRVSEGDSCTPVDVIRSAHINTSASTPRQRKKTRLCNTKPANDSQQSVTAIIFQDEHSLISAGAMDGAIKIWDLRKNYNRNKAPTPRHVFPYAGSSIRKRGFSNLLLDSTSSRMFASCTDNIIYQYDCAGISTAPVAQYTGHLHSSFYVKASLSPNDEFLLSGSSDDNGYIWQVGKSEKPLYQLQGHANEVTSVAWNHKDFFKLVTCSDDNTVKVWRLNKRAEPLPINERSGWCTKYISTGASAESTVSNHANGNTGSNDVTVIQTSISSTRASTDSQLMTMRPLSPLLARSAPTSPVSSSPNAAATLPVTPPQCNMNRKYVSPKLRDSSIKKWLDRKQLVKQGTLKKSPRKSPVKEKENVSGSADDGTLRGVKRKIEDDERFSRENKVKVCEETTFNTGDLQPLEQHFVMEPEEKDVQKLSEINVNVESNDVVTASPKTDKVRNMKGDESFCRSPTINLPNLVLDSPKKTSGQQQLNCQGEMKKKQTNWLSQLTRQKKLLNSEDVVPSKQTSPSNGKNSPKLTKVMRASNKDLMSTGSRRPLSPKMPQPTTPTSPKSPNTRCIRHYFQPVSSRNEVQK; from the exons ATGATATGGGACACAAGGTGCAATAAAAGAG TGAGTGAAGGTGACAGCTGTACTCCAGTGGATGTTATACGAAGTGCCCACATCAACACCAGTGCATCAACTCCCAGACAGAGAAAAAAGACACGTTTGTGTAACACCAAACCAGCAAATGACTCTCAGCAAAGTGTAACAGCGATTATTTTCCAAGATGAACACTCTCTCATATCAGCTGGTGCTATGGATGG GGCTATAAAAATTTGGGATTTACGTAAAAACTACAACAGAAACAAGGCTCCTACACCCCGACATGTCTTTCCCTATGCTGGCAGTAGTATAAGGAAAAGAG GATTTTCCAATTTACTGTTGGATTCCACGTCCTCCAGGATGTTTGCCAGTTGCACGGATAATATTATATACCAGTATGACTGTGCAGGTATTTCAACTGCTCCAGTAGCACAATACACCGGACATTTACATTCCTCATTTTATGTGAAAGCTTCTCTCTCACCAAACGATGAATTCTTACTGAGTGGCTCCAGTGATGACAATGGCTACATTTGGCAG GTCGGTAAATCGGAGAAACCATTATACCAGTTGCAAGGCCATGCCAATGAAGTTACCAGTGTCGCTTGGAATCACAAAGACTTCTTTAAG TTGGTCACTTGTTCTGATGACAATACTGTCAAGGTATGGCGATTGAACAAAAGAGCGGAACCACTTCCTATCAATGAAAGAAGTGGATGGTGTACTAAGTACATATCCACAGGTGCATCAGCTGAGTCTACAGTCAGCAACCATGCAAACG GTAACACAGGATCAAATGATGTCACTGTCATTCAGACATCGATTTCTTCAACAAGAGCGTCTACTGACAGTCAGCTAATGACAATGCGGCCACTGTCACCACTTCTAGCCAGAAGTGCTCCAACCAGTCCAGTGAGCAGTAGCCCAAATGCAGCTGCAACCTTGCCTGTCACCCCACCGCAATGCAACATGAACAGGAAATATGTATCACCAAAACTCAGGGACTCTTCCATTAAAAAGTGGTTGGACAGGAAACAGCTTGTCAAACAAGGGACTCTGAAAAAATCTCCAAGAAAATCACCGGTGAAGGAGAAAGAGAATGTCAGTGGATCTGCTGATGATGGAACTTTAAGAGGTGTCAAGAGGAAAATTGAAGACGATGAACGATTTTCAAGAGAAAATAAAGTCAAGGTGTGTGAGGAGACGACATTCAATACTGGTGATTTACAGCCGTTGGAACAGCATTTTGTGATGGAACCAGAGGAGAAAGATGTGCAGAAACTATCTGAAATAAATGTTAACGTTGAAAGTAATGATGTTGTGACAGCCTCGCCAAAAACTGACAAAGTCAGGAACATGAAGGGAGATGAAAGTTTTTGCAGGTCACCCACCATTAATCTACCAAACTTAGTGTTGGATTCACCAAAGAAAACAAGTGGACAACAGCAACTAAATTGTCAGGgtgaaatgaaaaagaaacaaacaaactggcTGAGTCAGCTGACTAGACAGAAGAAGTTACTCAATAGTGAGGATGTTGTACCAAGCAAGCAAACAAGTCCAAGCAACGGCAAAAACtcaccaaagttgacaaaggtCATGAGAGCAAGTAACAAGGACTTGATGTCCACGGGAAGTCGACGACCCTTGTCTCCAAAAATGCCCCAG cCAACGACTCCTACTTCTCCAAAGTCACCGAATACAAGATGTATCCGACATTACTTCCAGCCAGTGTCAAGCAGAAACGAAGTCCAaaaatga